The sequence acacatggttcgttttttagttatttttctctcttggtatttaactcttgatTAAATGTTATGCTATGATCTTAGCATTACAGATATACTATAATTGTACATGCTGTCTTTAGATTCAATGCACTCAAATACAGGTAACGTAAATTTACCGAGCCTGTCATTTAAACTACGAATCTTCATTTTAATTTGAATAAATGATGGAAACAGGCAAAGGAAACTGTGTATTATTGATAGGTGaggagaaatatttttttcacaagTCCTGAAGCAGCACATAACGCTAGCCtgattgtttatactattaccATTCGTAAAACGGATTACTTTCCTAGATTTTTAGATATTAGCAACACATTTAGtgaaactgttctgtatgtattgtatgtacaagtttcCACACATTGTGTCCTTTACatttgtcgtgcaataaagttcttcttctcctATAGTCATGGTGACAAGCAAAATTGTTGTGGGGTCATAGAGAGGTCACATGTACGCCTCAGGTCAGACTCACCTAAATGAGACTGGTCTCTCCACAGAGTTCTCCATGATTAGACTACTTTAAATGCAGAGATGTTAGCTGTCGTTTTAAGTTCGatgttttcgcggtggccgcttcaccacgaagTCTTGTTCCATTACAGCATTTGACTACAGTATATGGTGCTACTGAAACCCCAAAACTACCGTGAACACTACTGCACATTTTCCCACtactgcgaaatcaaatccccaccAACTTcattgtatttacagtatttatatCTTAGATCgagcaaaattttttttttgattgAATGTAATAGATATGTCTGAAGatactatcataatgataaagACAAGAGCATGCAGTTTCACTTATAATTTGTACCCTTTTTGCCATCATGACATATTGCCTTTGGATGTGTAAACTGATCTTCCAACTTAATATTGCAGACTCGGAGATAAGACGATGCAGGGGTTAAGATGCAGTATCGTGTTTCTTGTCGTGATCCTGGTATCCCAGAAGTCCACAGCGGTCAGTCCAAGTAATGGCGGCCCGTTCCGCCCCAAGTTTCCCAGGGTGCACCACGACATCCAGGAGGGTCAGGACTACGGAGACCCTCTCTACCTCACTCCTTATTTGGAACAGGGCATGGCACAGAAAGGTGGGTCAAGGGTTAGAGGTTAAGGTTCATGGGAGTAGAGGTCAGACTTTAGTACCGTGCACTGAGAAAGGTATGTCAAGTCTCAGAGGCAAAGGGGCATGGCACAGGAAGGTGGGTCAAGAATCAGAGGTTAGGGATCATGGAAGTTAAAGTCACCAGACTTAGAGGTTAAAGGTCACGACACTGAGGAAAGTATGTCAAGGGTCAGAGGTAAATGTTTATTTAAAAGGTCAGAGAAAAGTAAGtcaaggtacaaataaattccAGATCATTTCGGTAACATTTCATTCCCGTTaaaaccctcatccgaccgttacatttttacgacgaatctgaccgtatggggtcatttttgaccccattttgttttgctcatagacatatttctgctggcttattttgtcatttctatgtatttactgtttcactaacctatgaaaaatattttgacaagttttggtgtcagtagttattactcattatcataatttatgcagaaaatgaggaaaacccacatttgctctgaaaatctaccatactaaacttacttaaacaatgttttgttttatcaatttctaaacaataattgtggtgATGCAATAATGCTGTTAGCATAAttatgttatttaacaagaaaaaatacaatatttgtgaaaagtagcgaatttattacttacttatgcaccatattccgccatctaaacacatacatacaataactcttgtctattttcccgcaaagatctttcttgtaggttccttctgcacattctgtccatatattgttttttaattaattagaaacattttcactttcattagcataggtaattagtgcgtattatcataatttatgcagaatgtcgaaaaactgtgttttacactaaaatactaaatttctttcaaaatattctgtgtttactcatctaagcaactataacctgttgctgcaatagcaataatgaggaatgccttttattttattgaaatatcttgatatttatgtaattaatgattcataattggctggggtcatttttgaccccaccgaacaagacacaaactttcaagtatagcttatacagtAATGGGTaaaactcggcgaaaaattggtagatgttgtaagacatgtatacaaacaaattcatggaaggaattttttctctgatgaaaaatgttgctgtggcagattaaaatatacgcctggggtcaaaaatgaccccatacggtcggatgagggttaagttTGTTTCACTATGTGTATCTCTTATCAAATGGCTATACTTTCTTTGCACACAGCTAAGACGCTGAGTGAAGTACACCTTCCTGGCACATCAGTCAAAAGCTACTCAGGCTACCTGACTGTCAACAAAGCCTACAACAGTAACCTGTTCTTCTGGTTCTTCCCTGCACTGGTCAGTAACAAAACCTACAACAGTAACAAAACCTACAGCGGTAACAAAACCTACAACACTAACAAAACCTACAGCAGTAACCTGTTCTTCTGGTTCTTCCCTGCACTGGTCAGTAACAAAACCTACAACAGTAACAAAACCTACAGCGGTAACAAAACCTACAACACTAACAAAACCTACAGCAGTAACCTGTTCTTCTGGTTCTTCCCTGCACTGGTCAATAACAAAACCTACAACACTAACAAAACCTACAACAGTAACAAAACCTACAACACTAACAAAACCTACAGCAGTAACCTGTTCTTCTGGTTCTTCCCTGCTCTGGTCAGTAACAAAACCTACAACACTAACAAAACCCACAACAGTAACAAAACCTACAACACTAACAAAACCTACAGCGGTAACCTGCTCTTCTGGTTCTTCCATGCACTGATCAGTGACAAAACCTACAACACTAACAAAACCTACAGCAGTAACAAAACctacaaaagttacaaaaccTACAATCTCAAAGTAACGAGACCTACAGCAGTAATTTTTGCTTCTGGTTCTTCCTCGCACTGGTCAGTAAAAAAACCTACAATACTAACAAAACCTACAATTTTAAAGTAACGAAGCCTACAGCAGTGATTTTTTTCTGGATCTTCCTTGCACTAATTAGTCACGATGTGTTTTATGAATTCCTGGTTCTTTTTGTGTCTCCATTTGCTTCATTTTCCTAAAAAGGACGATGGTGTTATAATGGCTTTTTTTTGTGTACGGTTTAAACTCTTGACTATGTACCTGTTGGATGTTCCTCCAGACCGACCCTGAGAACGCCCCGTTACTCCTGTTCCTCGAGGGTGGTCCGGGTGCAACAGCCATGTACGGAATCTTCACGGAGACTGGGCCATTCTACATCACAAAGGATGCTCAGTGTGAGTTGATACCGGTGTTTTGGAGACTATTAGCAGCTTAGCTAAAGGAACAGCCGGCCATACGTAAAACTGCACGCTGTCGCGTCGTGTATGGCGTAACAGGTAGAGCATTCGGCTCGGGATCTAGAGgttccgagttcgatacccgccgtgcccttggaaaaggcactttacacgaccttcctcacttcacccaggtacAAAAATGGGCAcgtgacttcggtcggggaggtctATCTTTACCTTCTACCCGTACTGtgtgagtgcagtgccacattgtccttgtctttccaaaagcaaatagaaaaaaaaagcgtTACAAAAACACTGGCAGTCTTTTTTggatctgtaagtggtaagttccgcctccgtacgaaatcgtacgaatCCAATGGATTCGGGAGCACGCGGAGACACCGTAGCACTTTAAGTTATAaaaaactttctctgcgttcgggccgTGAATCCACCCCGCACAAGCCAGTACTGGCGACGCGCGTGGCCCGTACAGCGAGTAGAGTGAGTAAGGAAGCCATACGTACGCAGCGCGTGTAAGTAAAGCCTGCATTCGGTAACGTGGCAATTCGCACAGAGATCGTACGTTATAAGCACGTTCACGGCATGCAGACCACATACCCATCACCTTaagcgagagttgcgagaactggGTCGGGACTTGCGTGGATCTACCCATCACCCCGCCTCTTTGCGGAGTAAGGGTGGGTAGGACTTGGGCTGCTCCCAGCCATCATTGCAAGTCTCGGCTccgttctcgcaactctcgcgagaacctGGTTATCCGTGATCAAGGTGGACTGATAGCCATTGAAAACTTGGAGGTTCGTGAGTTTACCGTTCAAAatgtagtcactgattgatgaaaattctattaacagTAACTTTGTTTTTCAGTGATGAGTCAAAACGTGACCTGGATTTCTGCCTACTCCATGCTGTACTTTGACAGCCCTGTAAGTACTTCAAAGCAgctcaaaaacaaacaaacagaaacttaAAAACAGCAAACAATAACAGTGGTTAGGATCATTAACAACTGTGTACTGCTTGCTGTATATAAACCATGCATGTATTATCATCCtgctcacaaacaaacaaacaagacaaacagCACTAACAATAAATATAGTTCTAAACAACAGTTGCTTCGTATTTTCCATGTCTctttacaaagtttaacatagaCGACCCGAAACTTGCACTTTTGAATGctttgtatcattgtatgtatcTATTTGACCTACTTATAACCTAAGTAAAATTTCTAAACGACTGCTTTGTAATCTGCAGGTTGGAACAGGATTCAGTTTCACTAAGTCTGACGCTGGATTCTCCACAAACGACGAAGAAGTAGCTGACAACCTCTACAAGTAAAAACAATGCTACATACATAGCAGACTAAGTGTACATTTGTTCTCAATGGAGGAAAGTAGTGTGAGATCATTCGAGTTTTcattctcctatgcagggacatcctaCAGCGCTAGCAAACCGCCGCTTGTTagtgtactctgctatctcaaccgtcacgaTCAGTTCATGTGGGCGTCGCCAGCTGTCAGCCAACAAATGAagtttcagttttcaaaagggatctcgcttATATAGGGGTAAACTcgttaatatttataagcagggtggtcaggaactgatggtgacggttgagatagcagagcaCAGATAAGCGGCGGTTTACTAGCGCcattggatgtctctgcgtaggggAATGATAGTTTTCTGATTGAGGCGTTTTCACCCCACAGTGCGTTGCTGCAGTTTTTCCAAATCTATCCAGATTTCCAGAAGAGAGATTTCTATATCACAGGAGTGGTGAGTCATTCTCTGTGATATCCCTTTTGACTCCTTCAAAATATAAAGGGGTCCTAAACTACAGAATATAGTGCTATTTTTTTCAATAGATTAATTATGTATCGATGAATACACAATCAGCCTACTTTTTGAAGAATTTCAATTGTGGTGAAATACGCAACATGTGTTTGtacaacaatatgacactcacttaACCTAGCATGCATTTCCTATTGAAAATAACTTCTTGATTTGTACTTTCACAGTCCTATGCAGGGAAGTATGTCCCAGCACTGAGCTACAAGATCCACATGGAAAACCCAACAGCCACGTTAAAGATCAACTTCAAAGGCATGGCCATCGGGAACGGCTGGTGCGATCCTATAAATGTACGTAACAACCGATTGTTCCAACTTGATAACGTAAGTTACGTCTGTATCAATGTCATTATGCAAGCATGCTTCATGCATCCTCATGCGCGAGCACATCCagcagcgaaaccgcctgtctgcatggatgtaccctgctttctcaaccgtcacccttagttcctggcagccctgcttatagatattaatgagaataacattatatatatgccaaatcccttttgaaaactgaaaggcctattctctgatttgCTGACAGCGGGTTTGCGgtgacgcccacaggaactaagggtgacggttgagaaagcagggtacatccagacaggtggtttcgccgttggatgtccctgagTAGGAGGATGGTTTCATGTTACTGTGTTGTTACAATGTGCTGTGTTAAGTTCAGAAACAGATTGATCTCAGTGTATATTGAATATGTATAACCgataatcaataaatcaataatttttttttttcttcagcaaTACCGTGCCCTCCCAGACTTCATGTACAACACAGGGATGTGCAATAACAAGCAGGCTTTCCAGCTCGGGGAGACCGTGAACCTGATGGAGACGCAGGTCAACGAAAAGCTCTACATTCAAGCATTTGAGGTGAGTAAAATGAACATGGAGACCGAAAGGCTAAAAAAGCATTTTCTGTTAACCCTCAagccaccgtatggggtcaaaactgacctcAGGCGTATATCTTTGTGTGCCATTTTAACATTTccggtcgaaaacaaatttccttccagggGTTTGTtcgtatatatgtcctataacttctaaTACGTTTTCACCGAGAtaggctcattgttgattaagttatacTAGacagtttatgcatggtccagtggggtcaaaactgaccccaacatttttataaaataaacttttgcgacccacgaCTAAACAGCTTATTGTATGATCACTAAATTTTCAGCGAATGATGTTcatgtaagccaaaatcattgggacaacttttgtgccattatcattttacatgacgacattatgacgtcatttagctaatatcggccgccatcttggattttgactgatgacgtcatcaaattagcatagattatgaaaattgagtcatgaaatttcgaaatttacgttgaattttataagatgtgataaacaactgttgtTTGCCAGGAAAACCTTAAAACTgcaatgtttaatacaaaattagaaaatttcgtaatgaatatgtctgtcagaattccgttcccatggcaacatgaaaaatgatgaatataCTTTGTTCACTGCAAATGcttgctttcaacattttctaaaaagttaccaagcttggtggccctagcataagccattcaggcgctatacggcattgaagttggtacagtcatcaaaaacctccttcccggtctgaatagcattgttgcaaaatgtggtcctcctgatcttttgcataaattatgataatgagctagaagtattctcacctaatcatctcagactgtcccacatagattaatgaaactatacatacatacaactcACGAAAAGATCCACACAAAGAAACTGTacttgtacaaaacgttttaaCATTTCCGGTcgaaaacaataaacaaagacggtaatctacgtcacaaaaaagctacggtggtttgagggttaaggtaTGCAAACAATGTCATCATTTGCATCATCAATATCCAATGATGTTAACCCGTATTGAACCTCCAAAGgaacaaaacaacaagtaagaaatttCCTTCATTTACCACAACGAGGTTATagaattttctcattgattatacaaattatctatcaatctatgaaatgttcttaattttctttctcAGCTAAACATGTCACATGATGAAATAGTTCCGCAATGGATTACAGTGGAtgtatacaatttcctcattcaTTGTGCAAAATAGATTCTGGTTTGCATACTTAACATTCAACTATATAAAGCTGTGCTAAAGCTTCACACATGCCAAAAATCGTGGTAATTCATCAacccttctcgagttattctccgTCAGAATCTGACCCTAAACTTGCCCCTGTATTTATAAGAAAAGCCATCAGGGGGTCCAAACCAACACCTCCTACATTgagaatatcaatacaatccatccagacattCATACTGCCCCCTCCCTCTCACAAAAACACAGAGAAAAAAATtagccttcttggtgaaggtcaTAGATTttgattagtttttttttttttttctaaatgctTTAGACGTTTGATGCCCTCATCGGCGGTGCCCTGACTCCCTACCCTACTTTATTCTACAACATCACCGGTGGGTCCAACTACTTCAACTACCTCAGGACTGTGGTAAGTGAACTCTTAGATATCTTTACTAGTTACTCCAACTTTTCTttaagcaatgactgtttttaaggGTAAGGtgcatacctccaaattttcaacggctatcagtccatcttgttcacagagagtgacctagtctcagtctcgcgagagagcacgagactaggtcaggcttgcgtagataATCTGCCCCCCCCCTTTATTGCGGTTCAGCTTCGCACCATCCAGCTGAAGGTGGATGGCCTCTTTAATCATAATAACTCCGACATTTAGATGTCTTAGATTTTTTCATACGTATTTGAGACACGTGTCAATTTGATTATGATATAGTTGAATTATTTCTAATATTTGTTCATTCATAAGATGCTCAGATCGGTCACTGGTTGTGTGTGAACAAAATCACGATTGTatttaaatacaattcaatctctacaactagataaaaatggagatttacttacGAGCAAtttaagtgacatccatcactgtTCTTCAGCGTCACAAGAATGAACTGATAAAAGCAATTCATACATTTACAAGTACAGCTAGTGGTGAGTAcataaactcatattcaggttcaggtccagattcaagtccagcagttcaggttaaagtccggacctgaacccatcattgcgtattatgtgcgctagaaagttttcttttttgagagggaggggggatggtgcatataaaattgcatgttagcatgaaatgaaatgcaatgtgaaaaatacatgcaaattatatacagccagtgtaaacacgaaatgcttttgtctttttccagtgcaaatttcactgtctatggaaggtttaagatggtttagaacaagaaaagggaatataagtgacagatagctttttgcaagtccggacttgagtccagacatttaggttttttttacttggacctaaacagtccgggctttaggtacgcaccactaagtACAGCCAACTAGAGTCAACATGCATGTAAAAGTAGCAAACCAAAGTCAAGTTTCAGTTTTCACCGTTGATGTTAAGATGCGTACATGTGCAGTTGTGCAAACTGTTACGGAACTACATTTTTCTGTCCCTTTCTTTGAAACTCAATAATTGACCATAATAATTGCCAATCAATAAATGACTCTGAATAATTGATAATCAAGGATTTTGTACCGCACATTCCCAGTCGTCCTTTTAAGCCCAAAAATCCCCATGATTTTGTCTgtcgtttcaactagcatccaaaAGTTTTGGCCAGTGACACTgtaaactagtggatgctagttgaaacgtctgaccgtttccaaaaccatatccagttgcttggcgagtaacttctttttggcatatcttattaccttgatgtctaaccttgatgagtacctagcttcggctagggccgtccctcggataggacgttaaatggaggtcccgtatatggggagagccacaccccatgcacgttaaagaaccccacacgtgcgatggtgcggtgtgagatggaagacccttctgtctggagttggtgattcacttcaaatcacccggatggaggcctggcgaacctccataccgtatcagccacacggtgatttacatcattcacccggaacatgtgcgaacatgtgtgtatggcggctttgaaaaggtgtccctTGACatctgttccgccataccctccatacATGGAGAATCCTAACAAATAAATAACCTACACCGTTTCACCGTTTCATCGACGTTTCACCATGATTGTTGTCCCTGCTATAGGAGCCTCCAGAGCAGGAGTACTTTTGGACGTACCTGGCCAAACCGGGGGTTAGGAAAGCCATCCACGCGGGGAACCTGACCCTCCACGATGGGATAGACGTGTTGAAACATCTGCTGATGGACTTCATGCAGCCTGTCGTACCCCAGTTAATCACAATCATGGATAACAACTACAAGGTAATGAAGATTTACTTCCCTTAAttcaataagccttctcacactagttaccacgtATGCGCGGGTGAAAgaaactctgggtaatatgtcaaagttgaaggcccccaGAAAATCAGGATTCCGAcattttgcaggcgccattacgttccagacattgttacacaaatggAAAAAATGGTAGAGACGAGACGTCTGGGGGCCTTCTACTTTGATATATTGACAATGACTATTACCCAGAGTTCTTTTCCCCCCTGCATGCGTGGTAACCATtttgagaaggcttattttagaGTTTGAATTGCCCTCATGCActtgtatgtctaaccttcataaacataccGTTGATGTATattggtaggtgttgggaagatgaaCGTCAAGGTTAACTTTGTCAGGATTTACTTCAAtttgacctagtctcgatctcgcgagagaacacgagactaggtcaggcttgcgtagatcatctaaCCCCTCTCcccgtgttctctcgcgagatcgagactgggtcattctccgtgatcaagatgtgtTGTCAggcatcgaaaatttggaggtatgtattttacctttaaaacagtcactgttggaagaaaaatgGTAGCAACTGTTTACaaacgtgactgatgaacctcttacACTCTTCACCGAAACTGAGAAGTATTTCTGATAAGTTTTGGTCTTGTTTTGCAGGTGTTAATGTACAATGGGCAGCTGGACGTGATTGTTGCTGGTGTACTGACTGAAGCCTTCCTACAGCGACTTCCCTGGTCCAAACTGGATCAGTACCAAGCGGCTAACAGGACGGTGTGGAAAATTAACCCGTCAGACACTGACGTGGCCGGCTTTGCCCTACAGGTGGACAACTTCTACCAGGTAAGACTTTGAAAAAAGAAGACTTAATTGTAAAATTCAGGCAAAAAGCCCTTTCTCAGAGGT comes from Branchiostoma floridae strain S238N-H82 chromosome 2, Bfl_VNyyK, whole genome shotgun sequence and encodes:
- the LOC118410237 gene encoding probable serine carboxypeptidase CPVL, translated to MQGLRCSIVFLVVILVSQKSTAVSPSNGGPFRPKFPRVHHDIQEGQDYGDPLYLTPYLEQGMAQKAKTLSEVHLPGTSVKSYSGYLTVNKAYNSNLFFWFFPALTDPENAPLLLFLEGGPGATAMYGIFTETGPFYITKDAQLMSQNVTWISAYSMLYFDSPVGTGFSFTKSDAGFSTNDEEVADNLYNALLQFFQIYPDFQKRDFYITGVSYAGKYVPALSYKIHMENPTATLKINFKGMAIGNGWCDPINQYRALPDFMYNTGMCNNKQAFQLGETVNLMETQVNEKLYIQAFETFDALIGGALTPYPTLFYNITGGSNYFNYLRTVEPPEQEYFWTYLAKPGVRKAIHAGNLTLHDGIDVLKHLLMDFMQPVVPQLITIMDNNYKVLMYNGQLDVIVAGVLTEAFLQRLPWSKLDQYQAANRTVWKINPSDTDVAGFALQVDNFYQVIVKGGGHILPFDQPERAFDMIDRFVSGKGFQ